A single window of Hippocampus zosterae strain Florida chromosome 15, ASM2543408v3, whole genome shotgun sequence DNA harbors:
- the LOC127616089 gene encoding uncharacterized protein LOC127616089 — protein sequence MRKTEEGHDGAFLKAFSRPASLDMYAEGGPAWSPPGFFQPHGVAGPCPCRGRYGAPGYRSHPDGHGDARPPRGRDVGGGASGGARRSPQRRPAFPAPGPCGRSDDLARLGPPRERNRSSQLAARRRPSFGGQCRCAHPFHLRIAHPLPHLRVDGQVHADGGTAHRDAFADGGEDALTCGSGHCVAKRQYGRQENGGSAENCNAFFPTQVPQKNLARDEAKETQVAERHRGHAWFLPKQARRRQSVTDQIRQVVTDLEDVLGGLKRIHAEMKEVVDQIDRLTAKMDLGEDPRDAAGGWTGDTGTSARQGEATLWPRACDEGRLILRTNSPSAVHVASVVKTRRLASPGHAEDRRHANGPPPPPSDPESRWQDLNPRVVIGNGATRRTQKPPPYPHDAFCGKGSQPSSKAARSPAYVPRGRRNDGAA from the exons ATGAGGAAAACAGAGGAAGGGCATGACGGAGCTTTTTTGAAGGCCTTTTCCAGGCCAGCCTCTTTGGACATGTACGCGGAAGGCGGGCCGGCATGGAGCCCCCCAGGCTTTTTCCAGCCCCACGGCGTCGCCGGCCCCTGCCCCTGCCGCGGCCGCTACGGTGCACCAGGATACCGCTCGCATCCGGACGGCCACGGGGACGCCCGGCCTCCTCGGGGTCGGGACGTAGGCGGGGGGGCGTCCGGAGGCGCTCGGCGGAGCCCCCAGAGACGGCCCGCGTTCCCGGCCCCCGGCCCTTGCGGCCGCTCGGACGACTTGGCCCGACTCGGCCCCCCCCGGGAGCGGAACCGCTCGTCCCAGTTGGCCGCGAGACGCCGGCCGTCTTTCGGGGGGCAGTGCCGCTGCGCGCACCCCTTTCACCTGCGGATAGCGCACCCGCTCCCTCATCTGCGGGTGGACGGTCAAGTGCACGCGGATGGCGGGACGGCGCACCGTGACGCGTTTGCGGACGGAGGAGAGGACGCTTTGACGTGCGGCTCGGGTCACTGCGTGGCCAAGAGACAATACGGCCGCCAGGAAAACGGCGGATCGGCGGAGAACTGCAACGCTTTCTTCCCAACTCAAGTCCCACAAAAGAACCTGGCCCGGGACGAGGCGAAGGAAACGCAAGTCGCTGAGCGGCACCGCGGCCACGCTTGGTTTTTGCCAAAGCAAGCGAGGCGGCGGCAGTCGGTGACGGATCAGATCCGACAAGTGGTGACGGATCTGGAGGACGTCTTGGGAGGTTTGAAGCGGATTCACGCCGAGATGAAAGAG GTCGTCGATCAGATCGATCGGCTCACGGCCAAGATGGACCTCGGCGAGGATCCGCGCGACGCGGCCGGTGGATGGACGGGCGACACCGGCACCTCAGCTCGCCAAGGAGAAGCGACGCTTTGGCCGAGGGCTTGCGACGAGGGGCGCCTCATCCTGAGAACAAATTCACCATCCGCCGTTCACGTGGCATCCGTGGTCAAAACCCGCCGCTTGGCCTCGCCGGGTCACGCCGAGGACCGTCGACACGCAAACGGgcctccgcctccgccgtccgACCCGGAGTCCCGTTGGCAAGACCTCAATCCTCGAGTCGTCATTGGCAACGGCGCGACCCGGAGGACTCAAAAGCCTCCGCCGTACCCGCACGACGCATTTTGCGGCAAAGGCTCGCAGCCGTCCAGCAAAGCGGCGAGGAGCCCCGCGTACGTCCCCAGAGGCCGCCGGAACGACGGCGCGGCGTGA